Proteins encoded together in one Pelagicoccus sp. SDUM812003 window:
- a CDS encoding amidase family protein, producing the protein MRHLIQTSVVGATLALLTPLQAQLDLTTADISEIQDAVADGSLTYEDLCERFLERIVAYELNGPSIHSVISINPHWRQEAKALDEERQTSGPRGPLHGIPIAVKDNVDTVGIPNSGGAIGLERNYAPNDAFVIEQLKKGGAIIFLKTNLSEFASGSRGLPGASTLGGQPRNPYNLRRHSDGSSSGTGSALAAVFAVSGLGTETGSSVRGPSSANNLVGLAPTEGLISRDGVIPLSPTLDRVGVMARHVYDVAATLNYTTGVDDKDQVTARSEGKLPPQPYESYLDESSLDGARLGVVNELFEEDDPTCAEAIAIVKKAIADCESIGATLVPVSTGYDDLMEQLSLSNITPTEIGPALEDYFASLDASSGIQSLEDFYDTGGFIIGKWERYEEALTSEPDFDAPGYKEHLARRSEMRARLLGLLNDNDLDALVYIHNNYPSEYVNQPSTYTKVRLSSVSGLPAIVVPAGITSHGQPVAVEFLGRAFDEATLLSLAYSYEQATGHRILPPNTPTLPTDYVSK; encoded by the coding sequence ATGAGGCACCTTATTCAAACAAGCGTTGTCGGCGCTACGTTGGCTCTCTTGACGCCGCTCCAAGCCCAGCTTGATCTCACCACAGCCGACATTAGCGAAATTCAAGACGCGGTGGCGGATGGTTCGCTCACCTACGAAGACCTGTGTGAACGCTTTCTTGAGCGCATCGTTGCCTACGAGTTGAACGGTCCGAGCATTCACTCCGTCATCTCCATCAATCCGCACTGGCGCCAGGAAGCTAAAGCTTTGGATGAGGAGCGCCAGACGAGCGGCCCACGAGGCCCGCTGCACGGCATCCCTATCGCGGTGAAGGACAATGTGGATACGGTTGGAATTCCTAACTCTGGCGGGGCGATCGGTCTCGAGCGCAACTATGCTCCCAATGACGCCTTCGTGATTGAACAACTGAAAAAGGGCGGCGCGATCATCTTTCTGAAAACGAACCTGAGCGAATTCGCTTCGGGTTCGCGTGGCCTGCCTGGCGCCAGCACCTTGGGAGGCCAGCCACGCAATCCCTACAATCTTAGACGACACAGCGACGGATCTAGCTCCGGCACCGGCTCGGCCCTCGCCGCTGTATTCGCGGTTTCAGGACTGGGTACCGAAACCGGATCCTCAGTTCGCGGACCTTCTAGCGCCAACAACCTTGTTGGCCTCGCCCCAACTGAGGGGCTGATCAGTCGCGACGGAGTCATCCCCCTCTCTCCCACCCTCGATCGGGTCGGTGTCATGGCTCGCCACGTCTACGATGTGGCAGCGACGCTTAACTATACCACCGGCGTCGATGACAAGGACCAGGTCACCGCCCGAAGCGAAGGAAAGCTTCCGCCTCAGCCCTACGAATCCTATCTCGACGAATCTTCGCTTGATGGCGCCCGCTTAGGCGTAGTAAACGAACTCTTCGAAGAAGACGATCCCACCTGCGCTGAGGCGATCGCAATCGTCAAAAAAGCCATTGCGGACTGCGAGTCCATCGGAGCTACCTTAGTTCCAGTCTCCACCGGATACGACGACCTGATGGAACAGCTTTCGTTGAGCAACATCACGCCTACGGAAATTGGACCAGCGCTCGAGGACTATTTTGCCTCGCTCGACGCATCGTCCGGTATCCAAAGTTTGGAGGATTTCTACGATACGGGAGGCTTCATCATTGGAAAGTGGGAACGGTATGAAGAAGCTCTGACTTCGGAACCGGATTTCGACGCTCCTGGCTACAAGGAACACCTTGCCCGCCGTTCCGAGATGAGAGCTAGATTGCTGGGACTTCTCAACGACAACGATTTGGACGCTCTGGTCTATATCCACAACAATTACCCGTCGGAATACGTCAACCAGCCATCCACTTACACAAAGGTGCGACTCAGCTCCGTTTCCGGCCTGCCGGCCATCGTCGTCCCCGCTGGCATCACCTCTCACGGCCAGCCGGTCGCGGTGGAGTTCCTTGGCCGTGCGTTCGACGAAGCTACTCTTCTCTCTCTGGCCTACTCGTACGAGCAAGCTACCGGCCACCGTATCCTTCCTCCCAATACACCGACGTTACCAACGGACTATGTTTCCAAATAA
- a CDS encoding TonB-dependent receptor plug domain-containing protein produces the protein MNEYQHPILGSTVGRLVKLSSLALLATSSTVYLYSQTLSDDVEGSLEDLVTYGGEDPNFVLPNQPIEGVLGFSKSILETPRSATVVSSEMISDLSISEVSDLSRIAPSTNTVTRWGVQGNIDIRAMTADTYFRGMKRIEPQGNSRTVLGANDQIEVVRGPAPAYFGSGKIGGYTNMTPKSGRSRQGAYLEDDEGFVQMIFGSYSKQEVSLGMGGPINFTGNSDRRGGYYIYALSEDSDSYYKNIPIGQKILQGAISQELTDKWRVEAGFNLQETRSAGGFLTRLTQDLIDNGDYWGGTFLVDLDLDNSGKIGHMEMEQASPVIIGNTSSSGNNALRQRFDSRYQDALAGPVPTVANENSALDALQTMRPEFAALLSDDNMKLLNVLPQGFVMDPDTVELTKIDYSHVSLEKELLAKLGLFYLDFVNDGGDVKMKNQILFDTQDQFKDSELPFYQKQDIWVVEDKFSVETELINSERFTVNSISAVSFRHTNAQRHSNSGDYDNRPNLALPQNERTPKDLFITPRENSDYYNGGAPYTNWRHSKYDEFGLGSMLDIAIGDKTNIILGARYDTISMETTDYADLVSEGGEGIYIFGSGADGVDPRFRTADNTQTGSDDGFSYTGSFFYRLPANLNVYYTYGIQTALADSSDLTLPRNLVEGGPYAEAKIEEVGIKGSHLDGKLYWALAGYKQSRNTVNEDPNGNPLLGSLGLLSGEGIELEVRWVPSEKFYLSAFSVTQKTVDLSNDGGWLRLHGETHGFEDVLDPETGEVIFPAQAFTWGGQAAHRVEPGEKIEMPAYPNTSHGIAMGYKAPYGLSLTLSGNYISEVQSGRYGVIMLPEATTANLAIGWKKESFSAKLDIFNLTDELYYTGRSGSTSGDELISVKPPRRWQITVSKEF, from the coding sequence ATGAACGAATACCAACACCCAATCCTCGGGAGTACGGTAGGTCGACTGGTTAAGCTGTCAAGCTTGGCTTTGCTAGCAACGTCTTCCACTGTATATCTTTACTCCCAAACCCTGTCGGACGATGTAGAGGGATCTCTGGAGGATCTCGTCACCTATGGCGGCGAAGACCCGAACTTCGTCCTGCCCAACCAGCCGATTGAGGGCGTGCTCGGATTCTCGAAATCCATTCTTGAAACGCCGCGCTCCGCCACCGTCGTCAGCTCCGAGATGATCTCGGACTTGTCCATCAGCGAAGTCTCCGACCTTTCCCGTATCGCTCCTAGCACCAACACCGTAACCCGTTGGGGTGTACAGGGTAACATCGATATCCGAGCCATGACTGCGGATACCTACTTCCGCGGTATGAAGCGCATCGAGCCTCAGGGCAACTCGCGTACCGTCCTTGGCGCCAACGACCAGATAGAAGTGGTGAGAGGCCCGGCGCCCGCCTACTTCGGTTCGGGCAAGATTGGTGGATACACCAACATGACCCCAAAATCAGGACGTTCACGCCAAGGAGCCTATCTTGAGGACGACGAAGGCTTCGTACAGATGATATTTGGCTCCTATAGCAAACAGGAAGTATCACTTGGCATGGGCGGCCCTATCAACTTTACAGGCAATTCGGATCGCCGGGGTGGTTATTATATATACGCCCTGAGCGAGGACTCTGATTCATACTATAAAAATATTCCGATCGGTCAGAAAATTCTGCAAGGAGCTATATCACAGGAACTCACTGACAAGTGGCGTGTGGAAGCAGGCTTCAACTTGCAGGAAACGCGATCCGCTGGCGGCTTTCTAACGCGTCTGACGCAAGACCTGATCGACAACGGCGACTACTGGGGAGGCACCTTCCTCGTCGATCTCGACTTGGACAACAGTGGCAAGATCGGACACATGGAAATGGAGCAGGCATCGCCGGTGATCATCGGCAACACCTCCTCCTCCGGAAACAATGCGCTGCGTCAGCGCTTCGACTCGCGCTACCAGGACGCCCTTGCTGGCCCGGTCCCCACAGTGGCGAATGAAAACAGCGCTTTGGACGCCTTGCAGACCATGAGACCCGAGTTCGCCGCTCTGCTCAGCGACGACAACATGAAGCTGCTCAACGTACTGCCTCAAGGCTTCGTCATGGACCCGGACACCGTCGAGCTCACCAAGATCGACTACAGCCACGTCTCCTTAGAGAAGGAGCTCCTCGCGAAGCTCGGCCTCTTCTACCTCGACTTCGTAAACGACGGCGGAGATGTGAAGATGAAGAACCAGATTCTCTTCGACACTCAGGACCAGTTCAAGGATTCCGAATTGCCCTTCTACCAGAAGCAGGACATCTGGGTCGTGGAGGACAAGTTCTCAGTCGAAACCGAGCTCATAAACTCGGAACGCTTCACCGTGAATTCCATCTCCGCTGTCAGCTTTCGCCACACCAACGCCCAGCGGCATAGCAACTCCGGCGACTACGACAACCGTCCAAACCTGGCCCTGCCTCAGAACGAACGCACGCCAAAGGACCTCTTCATCACTCCTCGGGAAAATTCGGACTACTACAATGGCGGCGCGCCCTACACGAACTGGCGTCATAGCAAGTACGACGAATTCGGGCTCGGCTCCATGTTGGATATCGCAATCGGCGACAAGACCAACATCATCCTTGGCGCTCGCTACGATACGATCTCAATGGAGACTACCGACTACGCGGATCTCGTTTCCGAAGGCGGCGAAGGCATCTACATCTTCGGATCCGGAGCAGACGGCGTTGATCCTCGCTTCCGCACCGCTGACAATACGCAGACCGGTAGCGACGACGGATTCTCCTACACTGGCAGCTTCTTCTACCGCCTCCCCGCGAACCTGAATGTCTACTACACCTACGGCATTCAAACCGCCCTCGCGGACAGCTCCGACCTGACGCTGCCACGAAACCTCGTGGAAGGCGGTCCCTACGCGGAAGCTAAGATCGAGGAAGTCGGCATCAAGGGCTCGCACTTGGATGGCAAGCTCTACTGGGCCCTCGCTGGATACAAGCAGTCACGCAACACGGTGAACGAAGATCCCAACGGCAACCCGCTGCTCGGAAGTCTCGGCCTTCTCTCCGGCGAAGGCATCGAGCTGGAAGTGCGTTGGGTGCCGAGCGAGAAGTTCTACCTCAGCGCCTTCAGCGTAACGCAGAAGACGGTCGATCTTTCCAACGATGGTGGCTGGCTCCGCCTGCACGGCGAAACCCATGGATTCGAGGATGTGCTTGATCCGGAGACGGGCGAAGTCATCTTCCCCGCTCAAGCCTTCACATGGGGCGGTCAAGCCGCTCATCGAGTTGAACCGGGCGAAAAGATCGAAATGCCTGCGTATCCAAATACCAGTCACGGTATCGCCATGGGATACAAAGCGCCTTACGGCCTCTCGTTGACCCTTAGCGGAAACTACATTTCCGAAGTGCAATCAGGCCGCTACGGGGTCATCATGCTGCCGGAAGCCACCACTGCTAATCTTGCCATCGGTTGGAAGAAAGAGAGCTTCTCCGCCAAGCTCGATATCTTCAACCTAACAGACGAGCTCTACTACACAGGACGAAGTGGTAGCACTTCGGGAGACGAGCTTATATCCGTGAAGCCTCCACGTCGCTGGCAGATCACGGTATCAAAGGAATTCTAA
- a CDS encoding amidase family protein: MNLTRLSLTTAIGLLSLCIAGTTSLAKTFSLETATIEDINEALDSGALTIEKLVSMYLARIDAYNKSGPEINAIITLQPNALEIARALDKERAESGPRSKLHGIPVVLKDLFDTYDMPTSAGFLPLKDSQPLYDATVVKRLRDAGAIIFAKVNMSDWFGRPKDRKDQSTVLGRTNNPYNPELTPGGSSGGTGAALAAMFGQIGLGTETGVSIRNPTSNNSLVGLAPTRGLIPRTGQVMTSFTQERCGPMGRSVYDVAAMTDVVQGFDAEDLLTIISPGMTPEASYTTFLEKDGLRGARIGVFRDLFREGEMHEEGVALVEAAIEKMHDAGAVIVDDLSIGMDLFTLLSETRTNYYEAQFSYDLYFRRLGPDAVIHNVDELIEKGGDLTKDSIIKGREEIDSLMHNKEFLARRDSQETLKQAAIDLMDKYRLDALVYPFKSVPPEPHGTRHSEKDNPFSSVTGLPALLVPAGYTEKENGPISVEFLGRPFSEATLFKLGYAYEQLEPVRKTPETTPPLKGETIKY; encoded by the coding sequence ATGAACCTGACCCGACTTTCCCTTACGACCGCCATTGGTCTCCTGTCCCTGTGCATCGCAGGAACGACAAGCCTCGCGAAAACCTTTTCCCTCGAAACAGCGACCATCGAGGATATCAACGAAGCCCTCGACTCCGGAGCCCTCACTATCGAGAAGCTCGTATCCATGTATTTGGCACGCATCGACGCGTACAACAAATCGGGTCCGGAGATCAATGCCATCATCACCTTGCAGCCAAACGCCCTCGAGATCGCTCGGGCACTCGACAAGGAACGCGCCGAAAGCGGACCACGCAGCAAGCTTCATGGCATCCCTGTCGTACTCAAGGACCTCTTCGATACTTACGACATGCCGACCTCCGCCGGTTTTCTTCCTCTCAAGGACTCCCAGCCTCTCTACGACGCCACCGTGGTAAAGCGCTTGCGCGACGCTGGGGCCATCATTTTCGCGAAGGTCAACATGAGCGACTGGTTTGGTCGCCCGAAGGATCGCAAGGATCAAAGTACCGTGCTCGGCCGCACCAACAATCCCTACAATCCCGAGCTCACGCCAGGCGGATCCAGCGGCGGCACCGGAGCAGCCCTCGCAGCCATGTTCGGCCAAATCGGTCTCGGTACCGAAACGGGCGTATCCATCCGCAACCCGACTTCCAACAACAGCCTCGTCGGCCTGGCCCCAACGCGCGGATTAATCCCGCGTACTGGTCAAGTCATGACATCCTTCACGCAAGAACGTTGCGGTCCCATGGGACGAAGCGTCTACGACGTCGCTGCAATGACGGATGTGGTGCAGGGCTTCGACGCGGAAGACCTGCTGACCATCATTTCGCCGGGTATGACGCCTGAGGCCTCCTACACAACCTTCCTCGAAAAGGACGGCCTGCGTGGAGCCCGCATTGGCGTATTCAGAGACCTGTTTCGCGAAGGCGAGATGCACGAGGAAGGCGTGGCCTTAGTCGAAGCCGCTATCGAGAAAATGCACGACGCGGGAGCCGTGATCGTGGACGACTTGAGCATCGGCATGGATCTCTTCACCCTCCTCTCTGAAACCCGCACCAACTACTACGAAGCTCAATTCTCCTACGATCTCTACTTTCGCAGACTGGGTCCCGACGCGGTCATCCACAACGTGGATGAACTGATCGAAAAAGGGGGCGACTTGACCAAAGACAGCATCATCAAAGGGCGCGAGGAAATCGACTCCCTTATGCACAACAAGGAATTCCTAGCCCGCCGCGACAGCCAGGAAACGCTCAAGCAGGCCGCCATCGATCTGATGGACAAGTACCGCCTCGACGCATTGGTCTACCCTTTCAAGTCGGTCCCTCCCGAACCGCATGGCACACGCCATTCGGAAAAGGACAACCCGTTTAGCTCCGTCACCGGTCTCCCTGCTTTGCTCGTTCCCGCGGGTTACACCGAGAAGGAAAACGGTCCGATCTCGGTGGAGTTTCTTGGTCGCCCATTCAGCGAAGCGACGCTCTTCAAGCTTGGCTACGCCTACGAACAGCTGGAGCCGGTTCGCAAGACTCCTGAGACGACGCCTCCACTCAAAGGCGAAACGATCAAGTATTAA
- a CDS encoding amidase family protein, with translation MNPSCKKLLNTVVVGFSLQALATTSLQSETFTLTTAGIQDIQDAMAAGALTAEKLIELSIARIEAYDQTGPEIKAVLTLNEEALETARALDEEYKTSGPRSPLHGIPVLAKDVFDTYDMPTTGGYSPLKDVTPARDSTIVARLRDAGAIILAKVNQSDWYTRPEMVASSTLGGNTKNPFALDRTPGWSSSGTSGGLAARFGTVGLGSETGFSIRTPTSDGNLFGLSTTSGLISRAGQMWSYITGERGGPMARSVYDVCVTLDAIAGFDSEDLWTANSLGKMPLEPYVSFIDPNGLEGARVGVLAEAWDFTPVDEQVIDLAKASIEVFKENGAYVFDPVSLGLDLPDYLSANPSPSRFERIAAINQYLIRQGPDYPYKNAEELLLSHQDLPIRDSDVRAMEDPIDLDRDLAYRATLRGKETLRQAVLDLMDKYDLDALIYPHKLHGPLKLGPRNDPEREYTPNQLSPVTGLPAFIVPMGLTEDGLPVGLEILGRPWSEPTLIKLASGFEAVTDNVKVPSATPSLPGETISY, from the coding sequence ATGAATCCTTCCTGTAAAAAACTTCTGAATACCGTTGTAGTTGGTTTCTCTCTACAGGCGCTCGCCACGACCTCATTGCAATCCGAAACCTTCACGCTCACCACCGCGGGAATTCAGGACATTCAGGACGCCATGGCAGCTGGAGCGCTGACCGCGGAAAAACTCATCGAGCTTTCCATCGCCCGTATCGAAGCCTACGATCAAACGGGCCCGGAAATCAAAGCGGTCCTCACCCTCAACGAGGAAGCCCTCGAAACGGCTCGCGCCCTGGACGAAGAGTACAAAACGTCCGGACCGCGCTCTCCTCTGCACGGCATCCCGGTCCTCGCAAAGGATGTATTCGATACGTATGACATGCCGACAACGGGCGGCTACTCTCCCTTGAAAGATGTCACCCCCGCTCGCGACAGCACCATCGTTGCTCGACTGCGCGACGCGGGAGCGATCATCCTAGCGAAAGTTAACCAGAGCGATTGGTATACCCGGCCTGAAATGGTCGCCTCTTCCACCTTGGGCGGCAACACCAAGAACCCCTTCGCTCTCGACCGCACGCCTGGCTGGTCGAGCAGCGGCACCTCGGGTGGGCTCGCCGCAAGATTCGGTACGGTTGGCTTGGGAAGTGAAACCGGATTTTCAATACGCACCCCGACTTCCGATGGAAACTTGTTCGGACTCTCCACGACCTCCGGCCTCATTAGTCGAGCTGGACAAATGTGGAGCTACATCACTGGCGAGCGCGGCGGTCCCATGGCTCGGAGCGTCTACGACGTGTGCGTCACGCTTGATGCGATCGCCGGCTTCGACTCCGAAGATCTTTGGACCGCAAACAGCCTCGGAAAGATGCCTCTCGAGCCGTACGTTAGCTTCATCGATCCCAACGGACTGGAGGGAGCTCGCGTGGGCGTGCTTGCGGAAGCCTGGGACTTCACTCCCGTAGACGAGCAAGTGATCGACCTAGCAAAGGCGTCCATCGAGGTCTTCAAGGAGAATGGTGCCTACGTCTTCGATCCTGTCTCCCTCGGCCTCGACCTACCCGATTACCTGTCTGCCAATCCCTCGCCAAGCCGCTTCGAGCGCATTGCCGCCATCAATCAGTACCTGATTCGTCAAGGCCCCGACTACCCTTACAAAAACGCTGAAGAACTTTTGCTCAGCCATCAGGACCTTCCCATTCGGGATTCCGATGTCCGGGCCATGGAGGATCCGATCGATCTTGATCGCGACCTCGCCTATCGGGCGACGCTGCGGGGCAAGGAAACGCTTCGCCAGGCGGTTCTCGACCTCATGGATAAATACGATTTGGACGCCCTTATCTACCCTCACAAGTTGCACGGTCCCCTAAAACTGGGTCCACGCAACGATCCAGAACGTGAATACACTCCCAACCAGCTCAGCCCGGTCACCGGTCTGCCGGCATTCATTGTGCCGATGGGACTCACGGAAGACGGTTTGCCCGTAGGGCTTGAAATCCTCGGCCGTCCCTGGAGCGAGCCGACGTTGATCAAACTCGCCTCTGGTTTCGAGGCCGTGACTGACAACGTGAAGGTCCCTAGCGCCACTCCTTCTCTACCTGGCGAAACGATTTCCTACTAA
- a CDS encoding amidase family protein produces MFPNKLKTALVFSLVFAAAHALPAKEFNLQTATVADINEAFDAGALTAERLVELCTARIEAYDQKGPKLNAVIAINPKALEIARALDEERKTYGPRSPIHGIPVLLKDNYDTYDMPTTGASKALVGSMAPDDAFTVKQLRDAGAIIFAKVNLSELARSGVSISSLMGQTLNAFDQSRTPGGSSGGTGAAIAATFGILGTGSDTGQSTRSPSSANNLVGIRPTFGLISRDGIIPISYTQDTAGPITRYVADAAVMMDYLVGFDPMDKSTWEGVDKYPESYTDYLDADSLKDARIGFVPQLLGDGSHSEHAIVTEVTLKAIEDMKAAGATVFPVHIPILDEIANDRFDLSVSGFESKWTMDEYFASLGPDAKYKNLKEYVAAGLTYEPILNRLRQNAEMEDALQDPEYAKRLTNQSRFQDALVATMDEYGLDALLYTHQKRLVVPATKNPDQVERNGFMGSSSGLPAITFPGGFSPVTKDAPKGVPIGIEFLGRPFSEAQLIRLAYGYEQATKHRTTPPKTPSLPGESFSY; encoded by the coding sequence ATGTTTCCAAATAAACTAAAAACCGCTCTCGTATTTTCTCTCGTCTTTGCCGCAGCCCACGCGTTGCCAGCGAAGGAGTTCAATCTGCAGACCGCAACCGTGGCGGATATCAACGAAGCCTTTGACGCGGGAGCGCTCACCGCGGAGCGGTTGGTCGAACTTTGCACCGCTCGTATTGAAGCCTACGACCAGAAGGGCCCGAAACTAAATGCCGTCATTGCAATCAATCCGAAGGCTCTGGAAATCGCTCGAGCGCTCGACGAAGAGCGAAAGACTTACGGTCCCCGCAGCCCGATCCACGGAATTCCAGTGTTGTTGAAAGATAACTACGACACTTATGACATGCCCACCACCGGCGCCTCCAAGGCCCTCGTTGGCAGCATGGCTCCTGACGACGCCTTTACCGTGAAACAGCTTCGCGACGCGGGAGCTATCATTTTCGCTAAAGTAAACCTCAGCGAGCTCGCCCGCAGCGGCGTATCCATCAGCTCGCTCATGGGGCAGACTCTCAACGCTTTTGATCAGAGTAGAACCCCCGGCGGCTCTAGTGGAGGCACTGGAGCCGCCATCGCTGCTACCTTCGGGATTCTGGGAACGGGCTCCGATACTGGTCAATCCACTCGCTCTCCCTCTTCCGCCAACAATCTCGTGGGCATCCGTCCCACCTTCGGCTTGATCAGTCGCGACGGCATCATACCGATTTCCTACACTCAGGACACCGCTGGCCCCATCACTCGATACGTGGCCGACGCCGCGGTCATGATGGACTATCTAGTCGGCTTCGATCCGATGGACAAGTCGACCTGGGAAGGCGTCGACAAGTATCCAGAATCCTATACGGACTATCTTGACGCGGATTCCCTGAAAGACGCTCGCATCGGATTCGTGCCACAGCTGTTGGGAGACGGCAGCCATTCAGAGCATGCGATCGTGACCGAGGTCACCTTGAAAGCGATCGAGGACATGAAAGCTGCAGGAGCTACCGTATTTCCCGTTCATATTCCCATCCTAGACGAAATCGCAAATGACCGGTTCGACCTTAGCGTTAGCGGTTTCGAATCGAAGTGGACCATGGATGAGTACTTCGCCAGCCTCGGACCCGACGCGAAATACAAGAACCTCAAGGAGTACGTCGCCGCAGGGTTGACCTACGAGCCGATTCTCAACCGGCTCAGGCAGAACGCGGAGATGGAAGACGCGTTACAAGATCCTGAATACGCGAAACGCCTTACTAATCAGTCGCGATTCCAGGATGCTCTCGTTGCCACCATGGATGAATACGGATTGGACGCCCTTCTCTACACCCACCAGAAGCGCCTCGTGGTCCCGGCTACCAAGAACCCTGACCAAGTCGAACGCAACGGTTTCATGGGGTCGAGCTCCGGCCTTCCCGCCATCACGTTTCCAGGCGGCTTTTCTCCCGTAACCAAAGACGCCCCCAAGGGAGTACCCATCGGCATCGAATTCTTAGGACGGCCCTTCAGCGAAGCTCAGTTGATCCGTCTGGCTTACGGCTACGAGCAAGCGACCAAGCACCGTACCACACCACCCAAAACGCCCTCACTCCCGGGCGAATCCTTCTCCTACTAA